CGGCATCGGACATCCTCGTCGTGATCAGTGGAGACGTCGTTCCCGAGGCGAAAACGATCGAGCTTTTGGTTTCGGTTTTCAAGGATCCGATGGTTGGTGCCACCGGCGGCAGACCTATTCCCATCAACGATCCGGCTACTTTCATGGGCTATGCCGTGCATGCGCTTTGGCGTCTTCATCACCGCCTGGCGATGATCAGTCCCAAGCTCGGTGAAATGATCGCCTTCCGCAAGCTGATGGATGCCATTCCTTCCGATTCTGCGGTGGACGAAGCAAGCATCGAAGCCATTGTGCGGCAGCATGGTCTGCGCCTTCGCTACATCCCCGAAGCGGTCATCCGCAACAAGGGACCGCAGAATATCAAGGACTTCGTCAAACAGCGCCGCCGCATTCAAAATGGACACCTTTGGCTGAAGGCGAAGCAGAGCTATAAAGTCAGCTCCCAAAAGGGTGGAATGCTGTTTTGGATCATTTTGGACGAAGTGATCGAGTTTCCTCATTCGGCGCCCAAGCTCTTCGCCGTGATGGCTTTGGAAATGTATGCAAGGATACTCGGATGCCTTGATTATCACCTTTTAGGCAAAAATCCCTTCGCCTGGGAGATCGTAGCATCCGCCAAAAAAACCGGTTCGGGAAACCAATCATTATGATCTTTCTGCTCTTTCGCTTGATAGGTTATTGGTTTATGAAACACTTGGGCTTTCCCAAGCTGTTGCCTATCAACTATACCGTCAGCCTTTTATATACCTGCAATTCGCGCTGCAGCACCTGCAACATCTGGAAAAAGAAAGCGGATAACCTCACTGTTGCCGAATATGTCAAGATTTTTAGGAGTGTGGGACGCGCTCCCTATTGGATCACTTTCAGCGGCGGCGAACCATTTCTCCGCAACGACATCGTCGAAGTAATAAAGGGCATCTATGAGGTTTCGAGACCGCGCATCATCAACATCCCCACCAACGGACTTTTGGTAGCGACCATCGTGGACAAGACGGAAGCCATCGCCAAAGCCTGTCCCAAAGCGCAGATCATTATCAACGTCTCCATCGACGGCATCGAGAATCAGCATGATGAGATCCGCAAAGTGCCCGGAAACTTCGCCAAAGCGATTTCCACTTTCCACAAACTCAAGGCTTTGAAGCTCCCCAACCTCTCCGTGGGCATCCATACGGTGATCTCCAAATTCAATGTGGAAAGCTTTTCCTTGATCGCCAACGAATTACTGCGCCTCAATCCGGACTCCTACATCACGGAAATTGCCGAAGAACGCGTGGAACTTGATACCATCGGCGCAAACATCTCTCCCTCGCTGATTGCCTACAAATCCGCCGTAGATTATCTCATCCACCGCATCAAAAACAGCAAATACACCGGCATGAACAAACTAACGATGGCGTTTCGAATCGAGTATTACAATCTCGTCAAACGCATCCTCCGGGATCAGAAACAGGTGATTCCTTGCTATAGCGGGGTCGCGTCCGTGCAAATCTCTCCCGATGGTGACCTTTGGTCTTGCTGCATCAAGGCAAAGCCACTGGCAAACCTGAGAAAGCTGGATTACAATTTCAGACGCGCATGGACGTCCATGGACGCGGAACTGGATCGGCGCTCAATCCACAAGAAAAAGTGCTGGTGCCCGCTGGCAAATGCGGCATACACAAATATGCTAATGGACTGTGGCACGCTTTTCAGAGTATTCTATCGCAGCTATATAAAGTGGTGGTGATCAATGATCTCGATTCAAAGTAAGATGGCTTTTCCGCCTTCCGCGATGTGCGATTATCAGGCATCGCAGGATGGGAAGTTTGCATGGTTCATTTGCACCTGGCATCCGGAAAAGATGTTTGCCCTGGAAGAAATCCAGGCAGAGATCAAGCTGGAGATCATCAATTCCGGCATCAGCAATCTCAGCAAGATGGAAGCGGAGAAATGGATCAAGGATCTCTTTGCGGATTTCCATTGGAAACTGCATGCCAGATTTCGCAAGACCGACCTGATCGAAAAGGGGATATCCCTCTTCTTTGGCATCATCTTTGAACAAGAGCTCTATTTCGTGCAGTTTGGCAGGATATTTTGCGCCGCCACGCACAAGGACAAGCTCATCCATGTGGGTCAAAACTGGAAGAACTTCCACGTCCAGAGCCATAAGGAGCTAAACTTGCTGGGCTTTTCCGAAGCGGATATCAAGATCAAGACCCATCGCCATTTGATCGCAAAAAACCAGCATTTCATCGTCCTGCCGGGCATTATCGCAAATAAGGTATTCGCAACAGACACGGACGCCACCGGTATCGTTCCTGTGATCGAATCCTATGCAGGCACGGAAAACACGCTCTGGTTGATCCTCGCTGGAGTGCCGGATTTGCTGAAAACCAAGCGCCGGCGCATACGTAAACTGCATATCTCCTCCACTCTCCTGATCCTGATGACGATTGCCGCGATCGCCTATATGGGCTTTGGCAACCGCTCCATCGATCTCTTTTTCCGCAAGGCGAAGATGCTGTTTCAAAGCAAACAGCCGGTGCGTCTGGAACAGATCCCAAACTATTTGAAGGTGAATAACGGAGAAATCATCAAATACCTGGAACGTGCGGTGAACATGCCGGCACGCACTATCGAGCTCAGCTTGTTGTGGAATACCGATCTGCCCTACAACGTGACCGCCGCCCCGGCTTTCAATCTCGAAAACATCTACCTGGCAAGCGATAACAACCTCCTCGCCTTCAATAAAAAGACCCGCAAGCTGCTTTGGAAGGTTTCTCTGGAAGACGAGATCATCTCCATTCTAAACACCCGCGCGGGACTGATCGTCGCTCTGGAAAACAACCGGATCCTCGGTCTGAATGACGATGGCACCAAGAGCTGGCAACGGAACATCAGCACCGGCATCAACGGCAAATCCAGTCTGCGACCGCTTGAACTGACCAACAACGAAAATCCCCGCATCGACGGAAGCATCTCCATCATCCCCACGGAAAAGGGACTCAGCGTGGTGGACAGCAACCGCGGCGAGACGCTATCCGAGATCACGCTGACAGAAAAGCTGCAATATCTTTCCGCTTATGACAGCTTCGATTCCTGTTTCTATGCAGTGGTGGCAAATACGATCGTATGTTTGGAACTGAAGATCGTCAATTGAATGCATCTGTCAAGATCCTCTGCATCCTTCTGATTGCTATTGCTATATCCATCAGCACTTTGGGAGGAATCACCGGAACGCTTACCCGCACCGGTTTTGCCCGTCTGCAATATGACGGCGGAGGGGATTGGTACAACGATCCGGAGGTGCTGCCCAATCTTGCCCGCTACGTCAATTCACTGCTAAATACAAACTTCCCCATCGACCAGGCGGTCGTCAAAGCCTCGGATGCCAAACTCTTTGAATATCCTTTCGTCTATCTCACCGGGCACGGCAACATCAGATTCACCGATCGCGAGATAGAAAACCTGCGCCAGTGGATGCTGCGCGGCGGATTCCTCTATGCGGACGACGATTATGGCATGGATCAATCCTTCCGCCGCGAGATCAAACGCATCTTCCCTGAATATCAACTAACCGAATTGGATCCATCCTTCCCCTTATTCACAAGGTTCTTCGATTTCAGCGCGGGACTGCCAAAGATTCACAAACACGACGAGAAACCGCCCCAGGCTTATGGAATCTTCGACGAAAACGGCAGATTGATGACGCTTTATACCTACGAAAGTAACATCAGCGACGGCTGGGCGGACTATGAAACCCACAAAAACCCTCCCGAAGTGCGCGAAACCGCTTTGCGCTTCGGTGCAAACATCGTCTATTATGTGATGACGAGGTGAGCCTTGCGGATCTGCGTTCTTTCCGATATCCATTTTAAATACAGCCCGGACAAAAACTCCGACCGGGAAAACGCGAAGCTGATCCTTTCCTTTTTGCAAGAGAGCGTCGGGCGCTATGACCTGATCGTCCTCAACGGAGACATCTTCGATCTTTGGTATGATTGGAATTATGTCATCATCAAGCAGTATTTTCCCTTGCTGCACCGCTTCGCAAATCTGAGAGAAGCCGGTTGCCGCATCGTCCACATCAGTGGAAACCACGATTTTTGGTTCAACGACTTCCTGTCAAAGTTTCTGGGCATGGAACTCTATGCCGATCGTTTCATTCTGGAAACTGACGGCAAGCGCATGATGTTTACCCACGGCGATCTGCACACGGTCAACGATATGCGCTACAAGGTGTTCCGCCATATAATCCGGCAAAACTGGGTCAAAAGCATCTTCGCGGCGCTGCATCCGGACATCGCTTTGACCATCGGGCGAAAGCTATCCCGCTCCAGCAGGCTGCGCAAGGTTTCCACCATATTGCAAAACAAGAAAAGCTCCGGTCTGACCCACTTTGCGACCGGACAGATCAAGAACAAAGGTTTTGACATCGTCGCCATGGGGCACAGCCATTCCCCCTCGCTGAAACCCATCGAGCATGGATTTTACGTAAACAGCGGAGACTGGATGAGAGCCCACAGCTATGTCGAAATCACCAACGGAATCATCGAGCTAAAATACTATAAACAAAAGGAGAACACAGTATGAATCAGATACGCGCATACCGCCTGATCACGCTATTAACCCTGTTGCTGCTCAGCATTTCGATGTTGAATTGCAGCAATAAAACCAACCAAAAAACACCAGAATTGGAGGAAATCGTGCAGAAAGAAGCACCCAAAAACGTAGTAAACGTCACTATCGAAACCACTTATGGAAACATCGAGCTCGAGCTTTGGCCCGATCTGGCACCCAAGACAGTGAACAACTTTGTCGAACTCGCCCAAAAGGGCTTTTATACCAGAACCTATTTCCACCGCGTGATTCCGGATTTCATGGTCCAGGGCGGCTGCCCAAACACCAAAGATAATGACCGCACAAACGACGGCACCGGCGGTCCCGGATACAAATTTGAAGACGAATGTCATGCGATGGGAGCTCAGATCACCGGCGCCATCGAGGATGACGAAACCGCCATGCTCGTCTGGAACGGCATCATCATCCCTCACATGCAATCCGGCAAAACTCCGGACGCTGAGATCTTCGCGATCGTCCAACAGGTGCAGGAACAGCAAAGCGGCAAGCCGATCATGGCTCATCCGGTGAGCTACTATCACCAACGCACCGGCATCAGCACTCCGATCCATAGGCAGACCCTCAAAGCTCCGGCGCTATATTCCTACATCGCCATGGCAAATTCCGGACCCAACACCAACGGCTCACAGTTCTTCATCATCACTAATAAACAAGGAACACCGCATCTGAACGGCAAACACACCGTCTTTGGAAAAGTCGTCAAGGGCATGGACATCGTGCACACGATCGAAAAACTTCCCCGCGACAGAAGCGATAATCCCAACCTCGATAACCAGGCTTTCATCAACGGAATCTCATTCCCGAAATAAAGCAGAACCATGACCATGGCAAGTGCGGTCAAACGTTTTTCACCCCTCAGAGGAGGAAACACATGAAAGCGATCTTTACTTACGACGACGAGCACCTCGGCAAAAGCTATATCGTGATCCCCAAGATCCGCGAGGTAGCCAAGGCTTTGGGCAATCTGGTCATCACATTCGACAACGGAGACAAGCGCAGCCTTGCCGTTGCCGATGCCGATGCTGCAATCACCGAGATTCTGGAGACCATCCAAAAGTTCTATGCCTAAGGCGATGCCTTGCTGAAAGATCCGATCTTCCTGGCGCTTTTGGGAACCATGTTCACGTGGCTTATGACCGCGCTTGGCGCTAGCTTCGTCTTGTTTTTCAAGACGATCAAAAGCTGGGTGATGGATTCCATGCTCGGTTTTGCCGCCGGAGTGATGATCGCTGCCAGCTTTTGGTCGCTGCTCAATCCCGCAATCGCGATGAGCGGAGGAAGCCCTTATCCCGCGGTGATCGGATTCCTATTGGGAGGAGCATTTTTGAGACTGATCGATCTGCTGCTGCCTCATTTGCATATCAATCATGATCTTTCCGAGCGCGAAGGACTGAAAACCCCCTGGGGTAAATCCACCTTGCTGTTTCTCGCTGTCACCTTGCACAACTTTCCGGAAGGATTGGCGGTGGGAGTCGCTTTCGGAGCAGTGGGATATGGATTGGAATCCGCCAGCATGGCAGGCGCGGTGGCATTGGCTTTGGGCATCGGTATCCAAAATCTTCCTGAAGGCGCTGCGGTGTCCATTCCCCTCAGACGTGAAGGTCTTTCCCGCTGGCGGAGCTTTTTTTGGGGACAGTTTTCCGGCATGGTCGAACCCCTCGGTGGAATCCTCGGAGCGATGATGGTTTTGCTCGCCCGTCCGGTATTGCCCTATGCTCTTTCATTCGCAGCAGGAGCGATGATCTATGTGGTGGCGGAAGAGGTCATCCCCGAAGCCCAGAGAGGCAAACATGCCCATCTTTCCACGATCGGAGTCATGCTTGGCTTTGCGGTGATGATGACTTTGGATGTGGTGCTCGGATAATTATCCGGATTATCTGTTATTTATCTTGATAAAAAGGCGGAGAAAGCATTGTCTGCAGTCTCCGTCATTTTCTTGTGATCCATGGCTGGATCCAATCTTTGTCCAGATTTAGTAGGTGAAGAGATTCAGCTTGGAATTGTCCCAATAAACAACCATATAAAAATTACCATATTCGTCCCAAGAGGCATCAACGTGTCGGTTGCCGTCGAGAACCCAGGC
This region of Candidatus Cloacimonadaceae bacterium genomic DNA includes:
- a CDS encoding glycosyltransferase; this translates as MNRDNPASLNCSIGVFAHNEAENIAQLLESLVSQTLDSVVIAEIIVVSSASTDGTDELVEKYALAHPAVRLIRQEKREGKSSAINLFLKEAASDILVVISGDVVPEAKTIELLVSVFKDPMVGATGGRPIPINDPATFMGYAVHALWRLHHRLAMISPKLGEMIAFRKLMDAIPSDSAVDEASIEAIVRQHGLRLRYIPEAVIRNKGPQNIKDFVKQRRRIQNGHLWLKAKQSYKVSSQKGGMLFWIILDEVIEFPHSAPKLFAVMALEMYARILGCLDYHLLGKNPFAWEIVASAKKTGSGNQSL
- a CDS encoding radical SAM protein translates to MIFLLFRLIGYWFMKHLGFPKLLPINYTVSLLYTCNSRCSTCNIWKKKADNLTVAEYVKIFRSVGRAPYWITFSGGEPFLRNDIVEVIKGIYEVSRPRIINIPTNGLLVATIVDKTEAIAKACPKAQIIINVSIDGIENQHDEIRKVPGNFAKAISTFHKLKALKLPNLSVGIHTVISKFNVESFSLIANELLRLNPDSYITEIAEERVELDTIGANISPSLIAYKSAVDYLIHRIKNSKYTGMNKLTMAFRIEYYNLVKRILRDQKQVIPCYSGVASVQISPDGDLWSCCIKAKPLANLRKLDYNFRRAWTSMDAELDRRSIHKKKCWCPLANAAYTNMLMDCGTLFRVFYRSYIKWW
- a CDS encoding PQQ-binding-like beta-propeller repeat protein, whose translation is MISIQSKMAFPPSAMCDYQASQDGKFAWFICTWHPEKMFALEEIQAEIKLEIINSGISNLSKMEAEKWIKDLFADFHWKLHARFRKTDLIEKGISLFFGIIFEQELYFVQFGRIFCAATHKDKLIHVGQNWKNFHVQSHKELNLLGFSEADIKIKTHRHLIAKNQHFIVLPGIIANKVFATDTDATGIVPVIESYAGTENTLWLILAGVPDLLKTKRRRIRKLHISSTLLILMTIAAIAYMGFGNRSIDLFFRKAKMLFQSKQPVRLEQIPNYLKVNNGEIIKYLERAVNMPARTIELSLLWNTDLPYNVTAAPAFNLENIYLASDNNLLAFNKKTRKLLWKVSLEDEIISILNTRAGLIVALENNRILGLNDDGTKSWQRNISTGINGKSSLRPLELTNNENPRIDGSISIIPTEKGLSVVDSNRGETLSEITLTEKLQYLSAYDSFDSCFYAVVANTIVCLELKIVN
- a CDS encoding DUF4159 domain-containing protein, whose translation is MNASVKILCILLIAIAISISTLGGITGTLTRTGFARLQYDGGGDWYNDPEVLPNLARYVNSLLNTNFPIDQAVVKASDAKLFEYPFVYLTGHGNIRFTDREIENLRQWMLRGGFLYADDDYGMDQSFRREIKRIFPEYQLTELDPSFPLFTRFFDFSAGLPKIHKHDEKPPQAYGIFDENGRLMTLYTYESNISDGWADYETHKNPPEVRETALRFGANIVYYVMTR
- a CDS encoding UDP-2,3-diacylglucosamine diphosphatase; this encodes MRICVLSDIHFKYSPDKNSDRENAKLILSFLQESVGRYDLIVLNGDIFDLWYDWNYVIIKQYFPLLHRFANLREAGCRIVHISGNHDFWFNDFLSKFLGMELYADRFILETDGKRMMFTHGDLHTVNDMRYKVFRHIIRQNWVKSIFAALHPDIALTIGRKLSRSSRLRKVSTILQNKKSSGLTHFATGQIKNKGFDIVAMGHSHSPSLKPIEHGFYVNSGDWMRAHSYVEITNGIIELKYYKQKENTV
- a CDS encoding peptidylprolyl isomerase, whose product is MNQIRAYRLITLLTLLLLSISMLNCSNKTNQKTPELEEIVQKEAPKNVVNVTIETTYGNIELELWPDLAPKTVNNFVELAQKGFYTRTYFHRVIPDFMVQGGCPNTKDNDRTNDGTGGPGYKFEDECHAMGAQITGAIEDDETAMLVWNGIIIPHMQSGKTPDAEIFAIVQQVQEQQSGKPIMAHPVSYYHQRTGISTPIHRQTLKAPALYSYIAMANSGPNTNGSQFFIITNKQGTPHLNGKHTVFGKVVKGMDIVHTIEKLPRDRSDNPNLDNQAFINGISFPK
- a CDS encoding ZIP family metal transporter; the encoded protein is MLKDPIFLALLGTMFTWLMTALGASFVLFFKTIKSWVMDSMLGFAAGVMIAASFWSLLNPAIAMSGGSPYPAVIGFLLGGAFLRLIDLLLPHLHINHDLSEREGLKTPWGKSTLLFLAVTLHNFPEGLAVGVAFGAVGYGLESASMAGAVALALGIGIQNLPEGAAVSIPLRREGLSRWRSFFWGQFSGMVEPLGGILGAMMVLLARPVLPYALSFAAGAMIYVVAEEVIPEAQRGKHAHLSTIGVMLGFAVMMTLDVVLG